Proteins encoded together in one Pseudomonas sp. Seg1 window:
- a CDS encoding RES family NAD+ phosphorylase — MKAPPLAEPQWPKAYRIVNSSFPPIALFEDVLDPEDLEIAYALEALTNDRLIEQAGVLARVRPEDRLSGPGSTPVMAAFTHIGKSSRFTDGTFGVYYAASSQAAAIAETCYHQERFLAATNEADLELTMRTYVNRVVKPLHDVRHDFPDLHQPDPDAYGPSQSFARQLRESESWGLLYNSVRLPGHECVAAFRPPAVSIPKQGKHLRYVWSASQRRISFVFEISQV; from the coding sequence TTGAAGGCCCCGCCGCTGGCCGAGCCGCAATGGCCCAAGGCCTACCGGATCGTCAATAGCAGCTTCCCGCCGATTGCGCTGTTTGAAGATGTGCTCGACCCCGAAGACCTGGAAATCGCCTACGCGCTGGAAGCGCTGACCAATGACCGCTTGATCGAACAGGCCGGCGTGCTCGCCCGCGTGCGCCCCGAAGACCGACTCTCCGGCCCCGGTTCGACGCCGGTGATGGCGGCATTTACCCACATTGGCAAAAGCAGCCGTTTCACCGATGGCACTTTCGGCGTCTACTACGCCGCCAGCAGCCAGGCTGCCGCCATCGCTGAAACCTGCTATCACCAGGAGCGTTTCCTCGCGGCCACCAACGAGGCGGATCTTGAATTGACCATGCGGACCTACGTCAATCGCGTGGTTAAACCGCTGCATGATGTTCGTCACGACTTCCCCGACTTACATCAACCCGATCCAGACGCCTATGGCCCATCCCAGTCGTTTGCCCGACAACTGCGCGAATCTGAATCCTGGGGACTGCTCTACAACAGCGTCCGCCTGCCGGGCCACGAATGTGTCGCCGCGTTCCGTCCGCCTGCAGTCTCGATTCCGAAGCAGGGCAAGCATCTGCGTTATGTGTGGAGTGCGAGCCAGCGCAGGATTTCCTTTGTGTTCGAGATCAGTCAGGTCTGA
- a CDS encoding GNAT family N-acetyltransferase: MERFFRQFDEVSFCEWQDAKCLRGVLIQKTTTAYLAFDVAGEIVGAVLGGMLGSRGTINHLAVSPRYRSQGVGQRLVEAASSDMKRVGVLRMFLFVDDANLAGKRFWAAQGFCEPHGERTFERDL; encoded by the coding sequence ATGGAGCGCTTCTTCCGCCAGTTCGACGAAGTGTCGTTCTGCGAGTGGCAGGACGCCAAATGCCTGCGCGGCGTGTTGATCCAGAAAACCACCACCGCCTATCTGGCGTTCGACGTGGCCGGCGAAATCGTCGGCGCGGTACTGGGCGGCATGCTCGGCAGCCGCGGCACGATTAATCATCTGGCCGTCAGCCCGCGCTATCGCAGCCAAGGCGTCGGTCAACGCCTGGTTGAAGCAGCGTCGTCGGACATGAAGCGGGTGGGTGTGTTGCGGATGTTTCTGTTCGTCGACGATGCTAACCTCGCGGGCAAACGATTCTGGGCGGCCCAGGGTTTTTGCGAGCCTCATGGCGAACGGACATTTGAGAGGGATCTATGA
- a CDS encoding DsbA family protein: MVLHYIYDPLCGWCYGAKPLVQAAQAVLPVIAYAGGMMSGANRQRVSSQLRNYVMPHDRRIAEYTAQPFGEAYFEGLLRDDTAVFDSTPPIAAVMAAEAVDGRGLELLGRLQTAHYVEGRRIADESVLLELARHMGYAGEAFLAAFQSVDTEQHIKDSRALLAQLGAQGFPTFALERDGQFTLVDISPWLGKPQAFAAWLGQSV; the protein is encoded by the coding sequence ATGGTCCTTCACTACATTTACGACCCGCTGTGCGGCTGGTGCTACGGCGCCAAACCATTGGTGCAGGCGGCGCAGGCAGTGCTGCCAGTGATCGCTTATGCCGGCGGGATGATGAGCGGCGCCAATCGCCAGCGTGTTTCGTCGCAACTGCGCAACTACGTCATGCCTCATGATCGGCGGATTGCCGAATACACCGCGCAACCATTCGGCGAAGCCTATTTCGAAGGTTTATTGCGCGATGACACGGCTGTTTTCGATTCGACGCCCCCGATCGCCGCCGTCATGGCAGCAGAGGCCGTTGATGGTCGTGGTCTTGAGCTGCTCGGGCGTTTGCAGACGGCGCATTACGTGGAAGGGCGCCGGATTGCCGATGAGTCTGTATTGCTCGAACTCGCCCGTCATATGGGCTATGCCGGTGAAGCGTTTCTCGCGGCGTTCCAATCCGTGGATACCGAACAACATATAAAGGACAGCCGCGCACTGCTGGCTCAGCTTGGCGCCCAGGGATTTCCGACGTTTGCGCTAGAGCGGGACGGCCAGTTCACGCTGGTCGATATCAGCCCTTGGTTGGGCAAGCCACAAGCCTTCGCTGCTTGGTTGGGACAGTCCGTTTAA
- a CDS encoding TonB-dependent siderophore receptor, with product MPAPFRLTPVTLGLSAFLSSGFAYSATELPATAIRAQAQEEADDPRVKVSNTATRTSTPVRYVPQAIDSIKTSNVANYGTNDIGDALSGMPNVSSSADTRFDSLRIRGFDASNDFYLDGIRDDSQYKRDLHNIERVEVLKGPAAVLYGRGSQGGIVNRVSKAPEAGRRSTIEAQGGSEDLRSLYADLSTDPSENISLRLNMGNMDENSFRDGVSGNRQLFAPSMSWQLTPDLNWLVQYEYSRYNRTPDRGIPGVNGRPADVGRDTTYGNDHDFIDDKAQSLRSKLTYEINDNWQLRQTLGVFKLDSDFDNTYLTGYTPATNKVTRQHWQQDLTTRNVTNNLELEGGFDTFGLEHRLLTGIEIGSQRRDPKLYNAATGRTPGAQAVPSLDLFNPNRDLRHTGSMQTFSDSHTEVESRAVYVQDQLRLNDQWQLLGGLRYDTFDIESTNKLKNISEDRDSHSTSPRVGLVWTPLQNHSFYASWSKTFSPVGGGLIGITPGAAGNTNDLSPELTKQKEIGVKSDWLDDRLSTTLAIYDLELYNRRTTDPNDPTLTVMSGLQRSRGIELTATGNIVGNWYMRGGIGMQDAKIEKDNNGLEGKRINNVAKHNGSLFLTWKPEMGWYGETGLTLVGQRYADNANTTVLPGYGRWDALVGYRFKDWDLRTALNNITDREYYASATSAAQIMPGAPRSVVMTGTYSF from the coding sequence ATGCCTGCCCCGTTCCGTCTTACGCCCGTCACTCTTGGGCTTTCTGCCTTTCTGTCCAGCGGTTTTGCCTACTCGGCGACTGAATTGCCCGCCACCGCCATCCGCGCTCAAGCGCAAGAGGAAGCCGATGACCCGCGCGTAAAGGTCAGCAACACCGCCACCCGTACCTCGACCCCGGTGCGTTATGTGCCGCAGGCCATTGATTCGATCAAGACATCGAACGTTGCCAACTACGGCACCAACGACATCGGCGATGCCCTGAGCGGCATGCCCAACGTCAGCAGCAGCGCCGACACCCGTTTCGACAGCCTGCGCATTCGCGGCTTCGACGCCAGCAACGACTTCTACCTGGACGGCATCCGTGACGACAGCCAATACAAACGCGACCTGCACAACATCGAACGCGTTGAAGTGCTCAAAGGCCCGGCCGCCGTGTTGTACGGTCGCGGCAGTCAGGGCGGGATCGTCAACCGCGTCAGCAAGGCGCCTGAGGCTGGCCGTCGCTCGACCATCGAAGCCCAGGGCGGCAGTGAAGACTTGCGCAGCCTGTACGCCGACCTCAGCACCGATCCGAGCGAGAACATCAGCCTGCGCCTGAACATGGGCAACATGGACGAAAACAGTTTCCGCGACGGCGTCAGCGGCAACCGCCAACTGTTCGCACCGTCGATGAGCTGGCAGCTGACACCCGACCTGAACTGGCTGGTGCAGTACGAATACAGCCGCTACAACCGCACGCCGGATCGCGGCATTCCAGGTGTAAACGGGCGGCCAGCCGATGTCGGCCGCGACACGACCTATGGCAACGATCACGATTTCATCGACGACAAGGCGCAATCGCTGCGCTCGAAACTCACTTACGAGATCAACGACAACTGGCAACTGCGCCAGACCCTCGGCGTGTTCAAGCTCGACAGTGATTTCGACAACACCTACCTGACCGGTTACACCCCGGCGACCAACAAGGTTACGCGCCAGCACTGGCAACAGGATCTGACCACCCGCAACGTCACTAACAACCTTGAACTGGAAGGCGGTTTCGATACCTTCGGCCTTGAGCATCGCCTGCTGACCGGTATCGAAATCGGCAGCCAGCGTCGCGATCCGAAGTTGTACAACGCCGCCACCGGCAGGACACCTGGCGCGCAAGCCGTGCCGTCGCTGGACCTGTTCAACCCCAATCGCGACCTGCGCCACACCGGCAGCATGCAGACCTTCAGCGACAGCCACACCGAAGTCGAAAGCCGTGCGGTGTACGTGCAGGATCAACTGCGCCTGAACGATCAATGGCAATTGCTCGGCGGTTTGCGTTACGACACTTTCGATATCGAATCGACCAACAAGCTCAAGAACATTTCCGAAGACCGCGACAGCCACAGCACCAGCCCGCGTGTGGGCCTGGTCTGGACGCCGTTGCAGAATCACTCGTTCTACGCCTCGTGGTCGAAGACCTTTTCGCCAGTGGGCGGTGGCCTGATTGGCATAACTCCCGGTGCGGCCGGCAACACCAACGACCTCAGCCCCGAGTTGACCAAGCAGAAAGAAATCGGCGTGAAGAGTGACTGGCTCGATGATCGTTTGAGCACGACGCTGGCGATCTATGACCTGGAACTCTACAACCGCCGCACCACCGATCCGAATGATCCGACCCTGACGGTGATGTCCGGCCTGCAACGTTCACGCGGGATCGAGCTGACCGCCACCGGCAACATCGTCGGTAACTGGTACATGCGCGGTGGCATCGGCATGCAGGACGCGAAAATTGAAAAGGACAACAACGGCCTCGAAGGCAAACGCATCAACAACGTCGCCAAGCACAACGGCAGCCTGTTCCTGACCTGGAAACCGGAGATGGGCTGGTATGGCGAAACCGGCCTGACGCTGGTCGGCCAGCGTTATGCCGATAACGCCAATACCACGGTGCTGCCGGGTTATGGCCGCTGGGATGCCTTGGTCGGTTATCGCTTCAAGGACTGGGATTTGCGCACGGCTTTGAACAACATCACCGATCGCGAGTACTACGCGTCGGCAACCAGCGCCGCGCAGATAATGCCGGGCGCGCCACGTAGCGTGGTGATGACCGGTACCTATTCCTTCTGA
- a CDS encoding LysR family transcriptional regulator, translated as MDSRTLRNLMRIVQTGSLSAAAEHSCLTVQALAAQLNKVEEQFGFRLFRRSNKGLTLTPQGTELTPYMDRVLIATRQMEEKVEALKVPGQRTLKVALNNTLSPDFNRRMIGRLIEVFPDYQMEFSYAESMENLSKLKNEDFDLAVLIGPQRPGLPSIVLPDVQVQVVGAHCGQENDPLTLLGNKFQVRPAEDCPYSHSFLRFLDAGLGNHENGQRMVYSCSETLTLSLITQMDAVGMVSREAAQKNGLTIFPGFEDFLEVRLAVNNPDLSNQALSDVVDLPLHERAERNVRSRPNRHTEKEVFAEVRT; from the coding sequence ATGGATAGCAGAACCTTACGCAACCTCATGCGCATCGTGCAGACCGGCTCGTTGTCGGCCGCAGCCGAGCATTCGTGCCTGACCGTGCAGGCGTTGGCCGCGCAGTTGAACAAGGTCGAAGAGCAGTTCGGTTTCCGCTTGTTTCGCCGTTCCAACAAAGGCTTGACGCTGACGCCGCAAGGCACCGAGCTCACGCCGTATATGGACCGAGTGTTGATTGCCACACGACAGATGGAAGAAAAAGTCGAGGCATTGAAAGTGCCGGGGCAGCGCACGTTGAAAGTGGCGTTGAACAACACGTTGTCGCCCGACTTCAATCGGCGAATGATCGGACGCCTGATCGAGGTTTTCCCCGATTATCAGATGGAATTCAGCTACGCCGAGTCGATGGAAAATCTCAGCAAACTGAAGAATGAGGACTTTGACCTGGCAGTGCTGATCGGCCCGCAGCGGCCGGGGCTGCCGAGTATCGTGCTGCCGGATGTGCAGGTGCAGGTGGTCGGCGCGCATTGCGGCCAGGAAAACGATCCGCTGACGTTGCTGGGCAACAAGTTTCAGGTGCGTCCTGCGGAAGATTGTCCGTATTCCCACAGCTTTTTGCGTTTTCTCGACGCCGGGTTGGGCAATCACGAGAATGGCCAGCGCATGGTTTACTCGTGCAGCGAAACCCTGACGCTGTCGCTGATCACCCAGATGGATGCGGTCGGCATGGTTTCTCGCGAGGCCGCGCAAAAGAATGGCCTGACGATTTTCCCCGGTTTCGAGGATTTCCTCGAAGTGCGCCTGGCGGTGAACAATCCTGATCTGTCGAATCAGGCACTGAGCGACGTCGTCGATCTGCCGTTACATGAACGAGCCGAGCGCAATGTACGCAGCCGTCCCAACCGCCACACTGAGAAAGAGGTTTTTGCTGAAGTACGCACATAA
- the aguB gene encoding N-carbamoylputrescine amidase — protein sequence MSRIVTVAATQMACSWDLEANLEIAERLVREAAAKGAQIILIQELFEAPYFCQKPNPDYLQLATTVEENVAIKHFQKIAKELQVVLPISFYELAGRARFNSIAIIDADGSNLGIYRKSHIPDGPGYHEKYYFNPGDTGFKVWNTRYAKIGVGICWDQWFPEAARAMALQGAEILFYPTAIGSEPHDKTISSRDHWQRVQQGHAGANLMPLIASNRIGNEEQDGYDITFYGSSFIANQFGEKVQELNKTEEGILVHTFNLDELEHIRSAWGSFRDRRPNLYGALKTLDGSLES from the coding sequence ATGAGCCGTATCGTTACCGTCGCCGCCACTCAGATGGCCTGTTCCTGGGATCTGGAAGCCAACCTCGAAATCGCTGAAAGGCTGGTGCGTGAAGCTGCCGCCAAAGGCGCGCAGATCATCCTGATTCAGGAGCTGTTCGAGGCGCCGTACTTCTGCCAGAAGCCGAACCCGGACTATCTGCAACTGGCGACGACGGTGGAAGAAAACGTCGCGATCAAGCATTTCCAGAAAATCGCCAAAGAGCTGCAAGTGGTGCTGCCGATCAGCTTCTACGAACTGGCCGGGCGTGCGCGTTTCAACAGCATCGCAATCATCGATGCCGACGGCAGCAACCTCGGGATTTATCGTAAAAGCCACATCCCGGACGGCCCGGGCTATCACGAGAAGTACTACTTCAACCCAGGCGACACCGGTTTCAAGGTGTGGAACACCCGTTACGCGAAGATCGGCGTGGGCATCTGCTGGGATCAGTGGTTCCCGGAAGCAGCGCGGGCGATGGCGTTGCAAGGTGCGGAAATCCTGTTCTATCCAACAGCCATCGGCAGCGAGCCGCACGACAAGACCATCTCCTCACGCGATCACTGGCAGCGCGTGCAGCAGGGCCACGCCGGCGCCAACCTGATGCCGTTGATCGCCAGCAACCGCATCGGCAACGAAGAACAGGACGGCTACGACATCACGTTCTACGGCTCGTCGTTCATCGCCAACCAGTTCGGTGAAAAAGTGCAGGAGCTGAATAAAACCGAAGAAGGTATTCTTGTGCACACTTTCAACCTCGACGAGCTGGAACATATTCGCAGCGCGTGGGGTTCATTCCGTGACCGCCGGCCAAACCTGTACGGCGCGTTGAAAACCCTCGACGGTTCCCTGGAGTCCTGA
- the aguA gene encoding agmatine deiminase: protein MTTLKSTPRADGFYMPAEWAPQTQTWMIWPERPDNWRLGGKPAQAAHAAVAKAIARFEPVTVAVSAGQYENARARLDVPNIRVVEMSSDDAWVRDSGPTFVINNSGEVRGVNWDFNAWGGFDGGLYSPWNRDSQVGGKILEIERSPRYRTEGFVLEGGSIHVDGEGTLITTEECLLNRNRNPHLGREEIEAVLSANLAVDKIIWLPDGLFNDETDGHVDNFCCYVRPGEVLLAWTDDPQDPNYPRCQAAMKVLESSTDAKGRPFTVHKMPIPGPLFATEEECAGVDPVDGTQERNPSVRLAGSYVNFLIVNGGIIAPSFDDPMDAPAREILQNLFPQHEVVMVPGRELLLGGGNIHCLTQQQPAPHKE from the coding sequence ATGACCACATTGAAAAGTACCCCACGTGCCGACGGCTTCTACATGCCGGCCGAGTGGGCTCCCCAAACTCAGACTTGGATGATCTGGCCCGAGCGCCCGGACAACTGGCGTCTTGGCGGCAAACCGGCGCAAGCCGCCCACGCGGCGGTGGCCAAGGCCATCGCCCGTTTCGAACCGGTGACCGTGGCCGTGTCCGCCGGGCAATACGAAAACGCCCGCGCTCGTCTCGACGTGCCGAATATCCGCGTGGTCGAGATGTCCAGCGATGACGCCTGGGTGCGCGACAGCGGCCCGACGTTCGTCATCAACAACAGCGGCGAAGTACGCGGTGTGAACTGGGATTTCAATGCCTGGGGCGGCTTCGATGGCGGTCTGTACTCGCCGTGGAATCGTGATTCGCAGGTCGGCGGCAAGATCCTCGAGATCGAGCGCAGCCCGCGTTATCGCACCGAAGGTTTTGTGCTCGAGGGCGGCTCGATTCACGTCGACGGCGAAGGCACGCTGATCACCACCGAAGAATGCCTGCTGAACCGCAATCGCAACCCGCACCTGGGCCGCGAAGAAATCGAAGCGGTGCTCAGCGCCAATCTGGCTGTGGATAAAATCATCTGGCTGCCGGACGGTTTGTTCAACGATGAAACCGACGGCCATGTGGATAACTTCTGCTGCTACGTGCGTCCGGGCGAAGTGTTGCTGGCATGGACCGATGATCCACAGGATCCGAACTACCCACGCTGCCAGGCCGCGATGAAAGTGCTGGAAAGCAGCACCGACGCCAAGGGTCGCCCATTCACGGTGCACAAGATGCCGATTCCGGGGCCGCTGTTCGCCACCGAAGAAGAGTGCGCCGGTGTTGATCCGGTGGACGGTACGCAGGAGCGTAATCCGTCCGTGCGCCTGGCCGGTTCTTACGTGAACTTCCTGATCGTCAACGGCGGCATCATCGCGCCGAGCTTCGACGATCCGATGGATGCACCGGCTCGGGAAATTTTGCAGAACCTGTTCCCGCAACACGAAGTGGTGATGGTGCCGGGTCGTGAACTGTTACTGGGTGGCGGCAACATTCACTGCCTTACCCAACAGCAGCCAGCACCGCACAAAGAGTGA
- a CDS encoding AzlD domain-containing protein, which translates to MPDQTFLILVVALMMAVTFLPRALPLQVNTEHWPPFIARALEYLPVAIVAAISLTPLLIKDQHIQLDRPEFYAAIPTLLCAYFSKNLFLSVAVGTAAYIALGSFM; encoded by the coding sequence ATGCCTGACCAAACGTTCCTGATTCTGGTGGTCGCGCTGATGATGGCCGTGACCTTCCTGCCACGCGCCTTGCCCCTGCAAGTGAATACCGAGCACTGGCCGCCGTTTATCGCGCGGGCGCTGGAGTACTTGCCGGTGGCGATCGTCGCTGCGATCAGCCTGACACCCTTGTTGATCAAGGATCAGCACATACAGCTCGATCGCCCGGAATTTTATGCAGCGATTCCGACGTTGTTATGTGCGTACTTCAGCAAAAACCTCTTTCTCAGTGTGGCGGTTGGGACGGCTGCGTACATTGCGCTCGGCTCGTTCATGTAA
- a CDS encoding MbcA/ParS/Xre antitoxin family protein: MPTSSPALTPHEQLDVPEAGRVALKFFFNLMERWGCNAEQQRTLLGGVGNTTFYKYKHLPPNIRLPHDTLERISYLMGIHKALSIIFSNSRERVYTWVSSPNTAAPFNGRTALDYMLAGRVVDIADVRRYLDGVRG, encoded by the coding sequence GTGCCTACCTCATCCCCAGCCCTCACCCCGCATGAACAACTCGACGTTCCGGAAGCCGGGCGCGTTGCGTTGAAATTCTTCTTCAACCTCATGGAACGTTGGGGCTGCAACGCCGAGCAGCAACGCACATTGCTCGGTGGAGTCGGCAACACCACGTTCTACAAGTACAAACACCTGCCGCCGAACATACGTCTACCGCATGACACGCTGGAGCGCATCTCGTATCTGATGGGCATTCACAAGGCATTGAGCATCATCTTCAGCAACAGTCGCGAGCGCGTTTATACGTGGGTCAGCAGCCCTAACACTGCCGCGCCATTCAATGGGCGGACGGCGCTGGATTACATGCTGGCGGGGAGGGTGGTCGACATCGCTGACGTGCGCCGCTACCTCGACGGGGTGCGCGGTTGA
- a CDS encoding OprD family porin, whose translation MLNKRISLIALGMLSATSAMANDQAESKGFQEDSSLKVLLRNAYINRDYKDGNKDKAEWGQAAIGTFSSGFTQGTIGVGVDAFGLYALRLDGGKGRSGAGGIDFFKQDNSYEEGHNGSAANDLAKAGAAVKFRFSNTVLTYGDQMPALPVLNYDNSRLLPESYTGTLITSKEIKGLELNAGRFTAESRKSDEGRDSGGLKSINVLGGSYQFTERFKGALYASDVEDVLKKQYVNANYVLPFNKDQSLTLDFNGYRTKLDSSYVRENTVPGKSIVTGQDNKIWSLAATFATGPHSFTVAHQRSTGDSNLGYAYGGYQKDQQRVGDGGNTIYLANSYWSDFNAEDERSWQLGYGLDFGAFGVPGLSYNFAYVRGDNITTSTSEGGTEREIFNQFKYVVQSGPAKDLSVKLRSSILRVSQKSSEYNVGGNELRVFVDYPINIF comes from the coding sequence ATGTTGAACAAGCGAATCAGTCTGATCGCATTGGGGATGTTGAGCGCCACTTCGGCCATGGCTAACGACCAGGCCGAGTCCAAGGGTTTTCAAGAAGACAGCAGCCTGAAAGTGTTGCTGCGCAATGCCTACATCAATCGTGACTACAAAGACGGTAACAAGGACAAAGCCGAATGGGGCCAAGCGGCCATCGGTACGTTCTCGTCCGGCTTCACCCAAGGCACCATCGGTGTCGGTGTTGACGCTTTCGGTTTGTACGCACTGCGCCTCGACGGCGGCAAGGGCCGCAGCGGCGCCGGTGGGATCGACTTCTTCAAGCAAGACAACAGCTATGAAGAAGGCCACAACGGTAGCGCGGCCAACGACCTGGCCAAGGCTGGCGCGGCGGTCAAATTCCGCTTCTCCAACACCGTGCTGACCTACGGTGACCAGATGCCGGCTCTGCCGGTGCTGAACTACGACAACTCCCGCCTGCTGCCGGAAAGCTACACCGGTACTTTGATCACTTCCAAAGAGATCAAAGGCCTGGAGCTGAACGCCGGTCGTTTCACCGCTGAATCGCGCAAGAGCGATGAAGGTCGAGACAGCGGTGGCCTGAAGTCGATCAACGTGTTGGGCGGTAGCTATCAGTTCACTGAGCGCTTCAAAGGTGCGCTGTACGCTTCCGACGTTGAAGACGTATTGAAGAAACAATACGTGAACGCCAACTACGTGTTGCCGTTCAACAAGGATCAGTCCCTGACCCTGGACTTCAACGGCTATCGCACCAAGCTCGACAGCTCGTACGTTCGCGAAAACACCGTGCCGGGCAAAAGCATCGTGACCGGTCAGGACAACAAGATCTGGAGCCTGGCAGCCACCTTCGCCACTGGCCCGCACTCGTTCACCGTGGCGCACCAGCGCTCCACCGGCGACAGCAACCTGGGCTACGCCTACGGCGGCTATCAGAAAGATCAACAGCGTGTTGGCGACGGTGGCAACACCATCTACCTGGCCAACTCCTACTGGTCTGACTTCAACGCTGAAGACGAACGCAGCTGGCAGCTCGGCTACGGCCTGGACTTCGGCGCATTCGGCGTTCCGGGTCTGAGCTACAACTTCGCTTACGTGCGTGGCGACAACATCACCACGTCCACCAGCGAAGGCGGCACAGAGCGCGAAATCTTCAACCAGTTCAAGTACGTCGTGCAAAGTGGCCCGGCCAAAGACCTGAGCGTGAAACTGCGCAGCTCGATCCTGCGTGTTTCGCAGAAGTCCAGCGAGTACAACGTCGGCGGCAACGAGCTGCGAGTATTCGTGGATTACCCGATCAACATCTTCTGA
- a CDS encoding 2OG-Fe dioxygenase family protein, whose protein sequence is MIVLNREVGESLRRDKYVNVQGGDFNLYGHFADFVRLTKSWENMEPDSYYGQAEAGMRYRRYSDFEYNPKTRELKQLEHRAYVQSKEHNAYVGGLVRHFQDFSDEVITSPVMRSLIDTDFEVYKSVLPEELHDEIWQCQIHQIRIEIKPGKQLEITPEGIHCDGYPFSGVHFWGRNNVEGAESRLYDIHEHQLASTTYQEILDTTYFLDRDMRHYVTPARNTHTHAMAYRQILAISFSRPGTAFDIVR, encoded by the coding sequence ATGATCGTTTTGAACAGAGAAGTGGGCGAATCGCTACGGCGCGACAAATATGTCAACGTCCAGGGTGGTGACTTCAATCTCTACGGTCATTTTGCCGACTTCGTCAGACTGACCAAAAGTTGGGAAAACATGGAGCCTGACAGCTACTACGGTCAGGCCGAAGCCGGCATGCGTTACCGTCGTTACAGCGACTTTGAGTACAACCCCAAGACACGTGAACTGAAACAACTCGAGCATCGCGCGTACGTGCAGTCCAAGGAACACAATGCCTATGTGGGCGGCCTGGTGCGGCACTTTCAGGACTTCTCCGATGAAGTGATTACTTCGCCGGTGATGCGCAGCCTGATCGACACCGATTTTGAAGTGTACAAAAGCGTCTTGCCGGAAGAGCTGCACGATGAAATCTGGCAATGCCAGATCCACCAGATCCGCATCGAAATCAAACCCGGCAAACAACTTGAAATCACCCCGGAAGGGATTCACTGCGACGGCTATCCGTTCAGCGGCGTGCACTTCTGGGGGCGCAACAATGTCGAGGGTGCCGAGAGTCGTCTGTACGACATCCATGAGCATCAACTGGCGTCGACCACCTACCAGGAAATTCTCGACACCACGTACTTTCTCGACCGCGACATGCGCCACTACGTGACCCCGGCGCGCAACACGCATACCCATGCCATGGCGTACCGGCAGATTCTGGCGATTTCCTTCTCGCGGCCCGGGACCGCTTTCGACATTGTTCGCTAA
- a CDS encoding AzlC family ABC transporter permease, with translation MNETSGSAPLMVNHQPSRTFAEASPVVAGYFTVSFVFGLMAVNAGLPMWLPVAMCLFVYAGASQFAALALISSGASLTTIVLTTFLINARHMLMSVYMAKALRALGLSRMERWCYAGGLTDESFAFHSVKLGTGAPVNVRYLIGFNLFCHTSWVLGGLLGAVCAQYAAHLIKYQLDYALTAMMLYVLVSLCNTRNKLIAAAAAVICMGALSLVGSSPFNVFIATFVGCGVGVCLTKRS, from the coding sequence ATGAATGAAACGTCCGGCAGTGCGCCGCTGATGGTCAACCATCAGCCATCGCGCACGTTTGCCGAAGCCAGCCCGGTGGTGGCCGGGTATTTCACCGTGTCATTTGTATTCGGGTTGATGGCCGTCAACGCCGGGCTGCCGATGTGGTTACCCGTGGCGATGTGTTTGTTCGTCTACGCCGGCGCTTCGCAATTCGCCGCGCTGGCGCTGATCTCCAGCGGTGCGTCGCTGACCACCATCGTGCTGACCACGTTCCTGATCAATGCGCGGCACATGCTGATGTCGGTTTACATGGCCAAAGCCCTGCGCGCCTTGGGGCTCAGTCGCATGGAGCGCTGGTGTTACGCCGGCGGCCTGACCGACGAATCCTTCGCTTTCCACAGCGTAAAACTCGGCACTGGCGCACCGGTCAACGTGCGCTATCTGATTGGCTTCAACCTGTTTTGCCACACCTCATGGGTGCTTGGCGGTCTGCTCGGCGCTGTGTGCGCGCAGTACGCCGCGCACTTGATCAAATACCAGCTCGACTACGCACTGACGGCGATGATGCTCTATGTGCTGGTGTCGCTGTGCAATACCCGCAACAAACTGATCGCAGCCGCTGCGGCAGTGATTTGCATGGGCGCGCTGAGCCTGGTCGGCAGTTCGCCGTTTAATGTGTTTATCGCCACGTTTGTGGGCTGCGGAGTGGGTGTATGCCTGACCAAACGTTCCTGA